The proteins below are encoded in one region of Danio rerio strain Tuebingen ecotype United States chromosome 14, GRCz12tu, whole genome shotgun sequence:
- the tdo2a gene encoding tryptophan 2,3-dioxygenase A isoform X1, producing the protein MLKVNTRIHRIVMIFRLLLDQFAVLETMTALDFYDFREYLSPASGFQSLQFRLLENKIGVPHNQRVPYNRRHYRDNFRDQESELLLHSEQEPTLLQLVEQWLERTPGLEEDGFNFWGKLEKNIFEGLRREKEHIEQKPASERKEEMLAELIKQRDIFLSLFDEKRHDHLVSTGQRRLSYKALQGALMIYFYREEPRFQVPFQLLTSLMDIDTLMTKWRYNHVCMVHRMIGSKDGTGGSSGYQYLRSTVSDRYKVFVDLFNLATFLIPRDWVPKLDPSEHTFLYMAECCDSSYCSSSDDSD; encoded by the exons ATGCTCAAAgtcaacactcgcatacacagGATTGTGATGATATTTCGACTGTTGCTTGACCAGTTCGCTGTTCTGGAAACCATGACGGCCTTAGACTTCTATGACTTCAG GGAGTATCTCTCACCAGCTTCAGGCTTCCAGAGTTTGCAGTTTCGACTGCTGGAGAACAAGATTGGGGTCCCGCACAACCAGAGGGTGCCGTACAACAGAAGGCATTACAGGGACAATTTCCGAGACCAGGAGAGTGAGCTGCTCCTCCACTCAGAGCAGGAGCCCACGCTGCTTCAGTTAGTAGAG CAATGGCTAGAGAGAACGCCAGGCTTGGAGGAAGATGGCTTCAATTTTTGGGGGAAGCTGGAAAAAAATATCTTTGAGGGGCTCAGGAGAGAGAAAGAACATATTGAG CAAAAACCAGCCTCGGAGAGGAAGGAGGAGATGCTGGCCGAGCTCATTAAGCAGAGGGACATTTTCTTATCGCTCTTTGATGAAAAAAGGCATGATCACCTAGTAAGCACAG GTCAGAGGAGGCTGTCTTATAAAGCACTGCAGGGAGCTCTGATGATCTACTTCTACAG GGAGGAGCCTCGATTTCAGGTTCCTTTCCAGCTGCTGACGTCTCTGATGGACATCGACACCCTCATGACCAAATGGAGAT ACAACCATGTGTGTATGGTGCACCGGATGATTGGCAGTAAAGACGGCACAGGTGGCTCATCGGGCTATCAGTACCTGCGCTCCACTGTCAG TGATCGCTACAAGGTGTTTGTGGATCTGTTTAACCTGGCCACGTTCTTGATTCCGCGAGACTGGGTGCCCAAACTGGACCCAAGTGAACACACCTTCCTGTACATGGCTGAATGTTGCGACAGCTCCTACTGCAGCAGCAGTGATGATTCTGACTGA